A window of the Besnoitia besnoiti strain Bb-Ger1 chromosome VI, whole genome shotgun sequence genome harbors these coding sequences:
- a CDS encoding hypothetical protein (encoded by transcript BESB_065850), giving the protein MSRASQKPAEASARAPKAGLAAESPSEGGVDLQQLVLKSESVVDDVLRQQLKEVQRQQEKIFQDLLNVQRLLDYLPLLQLQQKEEIRARRRERRVLRGLKLFAGEVTSSSDSEPEESRLSASNAEGAEAGEAETKPSSRGEAREGAQETRRPSGSEKKECEEPVSVDALVNIGCNTYLRARGDDVGKLLIKVGFEFYLEMSLEEATEFLTKKEALLIIKYEYWSGKCADIKAQIQMLLQAIAAVVEEPALQAFPFA; this is encoded by the exons ATGTCGCGCGCCAGCCAGAAGCCAGCCgaagcctctgcgcgcgcgccaaaagccggcctcgcggcggagtcccccagcgagggcggcgtcgaCCTTCAGCAGCTTGTGCTCAAGAGCGAGAGTGTCGTGGACGATGTGCTTCGCCAGCAGCTCAAAGAGGTTCAGCGGCAGCAAGAAAAGATCTTCCAGGATCTCCTAAACGT gcagcgcctcctggactacctgcctctcctccagcttcagcagaaagaggaaatccgcgcgcgacggcgcgagcgtcgcgtgctgcgcggcctcaAGCTCTTTGCCGGCGAGGTCACCTCGTCCTCGGACTCTGAGCCCGAGGAGTCGAGGCTGTCGGCGAGCAACGCGGAAGGAGCCGAGgctggagaggcagagacgaaacccagctcgcgcggcgaagctAGAGAGGGAGCGCAAGAGACTCGGCGGCCAtcaggcagcgagaagaaggaatgCGAGGAACCCGTGTCTGTCGATGCACTCGTGAACATCGGATGCAACACGTATCTTAGGGCTCGCGG CGACGATGTCGGAAAGCTCCTGATAAAAGTCGGGTTCGAGTTCTACCTCGAAATGAGTCTcgaagaagcgacagagTTTCTCACTAAAAAGGAGGCGCTGCTAATCAT AAAATACGAATACTGGAGCGGCAAATGTGCGGATATCAAGGCTCAGATCCAAATG TTGCTTCAAGCGATTGCGGCCGTCGTTGAGGAACCTGCGCTCCAGGCGTTTCCATTTGCCTGA
- a CDS encoding hypothetical protein (encoded by transcript BESB_065860) produces MPFASDVSKMMLAARPSPAARLGVAQGGGNFALRLQGGAAPSASALLPASHAGSSDHHATLPKQAAQVSFRHGAAPAAQLSAAGGKTGANFLTAVAAGAAAGAKGGVPGVPALEGAQVGGAKDGGMAGGSCAGATTMTALFRGQQTGVGFLLNKLVEVLKKDAGRSFHVKEVEKILIQAGFSGIHLFFQPNSEFLKLLSSNERIAYNPRTRTLAFHNPYQAITSCSALLAKIQHEGALTGLKVDAELLCAHAEMTNWINTLLASRKVRAIRCNNNHLRGKRKCAAIGSTALGVAPNTAAVCDIYAARKCANCRQNLCGVYLYPLGEEVYEQARMDLDAEVKGLWDSVVLPPLEDIIKECDPGRTMVRQNAAAAAQEKTQLKRRAEAKRVSRFRSKFRRIHNTHLFTADELRAFTNAQAPQ; encoded by the exons ATGCCCTTCGCGAGCGACGTCTCGAAGATgatgctggcggcgcggccgtcaccagcggcgcggctgggcgtcgcgcagggcggcgggaACTTTGCGCTTCGTCTTCAGGGTggtgcggcgccgagcgcgtcagcgctgctgcctgcgagtCACGCGGGCAGCAGCGATCACCACGCGACTCTGCCGAAGCAAGCTGCGCAAGTCTCCTTCCGgcacggcgcggcgcccgccgcgcagctctccgccgccggcggaaagACTGGCGCGAACTTCTTgaccgccgtcgccgctggcgccgccgcgggcgcgaagggcggcgTGCCGGGGGTTCCTgcgctcgagggcgcgcaggtCGGCGGCGCCAAAGACGGGGGCATGGCGGGGGGAAgttgcgccggcgcgacgacgatgaCGGCGCTCTTTCGCGGCCAGCAGACGGGCGTCGGCTTCTTACTGAACAAGCTCGTGGAGGTGCTCAAGAAGGACGCAGGGCGCAGCTTCCACGTCAAGGAAGTCGAGAAAATCCTCATTCAGGCCGGGTTCTCCGGAATCCACCTCTTCTTCCAACCAA ACTCGGAGTTTTTGAAGCTGTTGAGCAGCAACGAGCGCATCGCCTACAACCCGCGGACCCGCACTCTGGCTTTCCACAATCCGTACCAAGCTATCACGTCTTGCAGCGCCCTTCTGGCCAAAATCCAGCACGAAGGCGCTCTCACAG GACTCAAAGTCGATGCCGAGCTGCTGTGCGCCCACGCGGAAATGACAAATTGGATAAACACGCTGCTTGCTTCTCGCAAAGTGCGAGCGATTCGCTGCAACAACAATCACTTGCGAGGAAAGCGAAAATGCGCTGCCATCG GGTCGACAGCGCTAGGTGTTGCGCCAAACACCGCGGCCGTCTGCGATATCTACGCGGCACGGAAATGCGCCAACTGCCGGCAGAATCTCTGCGGTGTCTATCTGTACCCTCTCGGCGAAGAGGTCTACGAGCAAGCGCGCATGGATCTCGACGCCGAAGTCAAGGGCCTTTGGGATTCC GTTGTCCTTCCGCCTCTGGAGGACATCATCAAGGAGTGCGATCCAGGCAGAACGATGGTGCGCCAgaacgcggctgccgcagctca agagaagacgcaattgaagcgacgcgcagaggcgaaacggGTGTCCAG GTTCCGCAGCAAGTTCCGGCGAATTCACAACACTCACTTGTTTACAGCTGACGAGCTTCGCGCCTTCACCAATGCCCAGGCACCGCAGTAA